Sequence from the [Bacteroides] pectinophilus genome:
GCTTCAAGTTCCGTCTCAAGTCTTACCACGTTCTTTTGAAGTTTTCCAATCTCAGCTTTAAGTTCCTCAATCTCCTTGACCGAAGCGTTATACTTAACATCAGCTGCAATCAAATCATATTTGTAGTCCGATATCTGTTTATCTTTTGCTGCAACATCATTCTCAAGAGCATCAGCAGTCTTCTTAGCCTTGAAATAGTCATCAGCTATGTTAAGATACATCATATTGGCCCTTATTTCAGATGACAGTCTTCGATAACCATCTTCAGCCATCATCTCATTCAATTTGCTATTGATGTAAGCAGCTACCTTCTGAAGGTATTCCTCACTCTCGTATCCGCTCAGTGTATATACCTTGCCGCCAAGAATCACCTCAGTATTGTTCTTTGATGTCATCTGCTCCTCCTCA
This genomic interval carries:
- a CDS encoding cell division protein ZapA, translated to MTSKNNTEVILGGKVYTLSGYESEEYLQKVAAYINSKLNEMMAEDGYRRLSSEIRANMMYLNIADDYFKAKKTADALENDVAAKDKQISDYKYDLIAADVKYNASVKEIEELKAEIGKLQKNVVRLETELEASKK